The Candidatus Bathyarchaeota archaeon nucleotide sequence ACAAAACACCCATAGGCATAGTTACTGAACGGGACTTGCTTAGTAAAATTTTGGCTCTGGGCCTGTTTTTGAGAGATGAAAAAGTTGAAGAGGTAATGTCTTATCCGCTGGTAACAGTTTCGGGTGATGCGAAAATAAAAGATGTAGCCCGTCAAATGATTAACAAAAAAAGCCGACTAGCCGTGTACGATGCTGGAACATTAATCGGTGTTATAACAACGTCGGATTTAATCAAGAGCTTACCTGATGTTCCTGAAACCGAGGTCAAAGTTGATGATTTCATGACAAAAAACATTCTCACAGCCGATGAAGACACAACGGTTCTTGCTGTAGCAAAAATTATGGGTTACAAACGCGTAGGCAGCGTAGTAATCACTCGACAGGGCGAACCATTTGGGCTTTTCACTGAAAGAGATTTGCTAACCAATTTTTTGGCTAAAGGCAAAACATTATTCACAGAAGTTGGGTTTGAATGTTCACAGCCGCTCATTGTGATTCCTTCAGGCACAAGCGTTCACCGAACAGCCGCAACTATGGCGCTACGGCACATTAGACGATTACCCGTCATGAAAGACGGCAAGTTAATCGGCATCATCACCGCACGAGACCTTGTTGAAGCTTACGCAAAATAATCCCCTTTTTTTGTAGTCGCCGCTTTTAGGGGTGTTTCTTTTGAATCACATATGTTTCTGTGCATGAGCACATTTTAGAAAAGCAAGTGTATACGAAATGTGTTTTAATTGGTGATGCATATTTTTCCTTTAACGTGATTGACAAAAACGTTAACTTTGGAGATGATTAATTTGTCTAAAAAAGCAAAGAAAGCAGCAGGTTTAGAGCAGCACAAGAAACTTCTACGTGAAAAAGAACAGAAACGTAAAGAACGAAAACAAGTGGCTCTACCAGCTAAGCATGCGAAAGGCAAAAAATAGTACTACATAAACCGCTTTTTTTTATTTTTTAAAATATTAGGCGTAGGCGCGGGTCAAATGCAGGCGTTTGCTTGCCTGAAGTTAACTAATATTTTACAATTGTTTTTGGCTAACTTTTGGGTTCAACTTGTAATGTCGTGTGCTTAATCCCGAATTTATCAATCAGCAATCGATTAATTTTCTCAATAAGCACGGTTACGTCGGCAGTACTGGTTATGTTTGCCTCTATCTGCGCTGTCAAGGAATACATACCTGAAGTGATTTCCCATAGGTGCATGTCTGTGATGGCAACGACTTGGGGAAAGTTAGCTTTGATTTCTGCAGTTACAACATTGATGTTCATGCCTTTGGGTGCGGTCTCCATCAGCACATTAACTGAATCACGCATCAACCCAAAAGCCCAAACAAAAATCAACATTGAAATCCCAATACCCAACAAGGGGTCAATGATGTACCAGCCTGTTACTGAGACTATAACTGCACCAATAATAATGGCTATAGATGATGCCATGTCTGCGAACATGTGCAGAAAAGCTCCTTTAATGTTCAAGTCATTTTTTGTGCTGTTGTGAAGGAGCAGAATACTTATGCCGTTTGCAGCCAACCCTGCTAATGCGACCAGAAACATTTCAAAACCCAGTACAGGCTGGGGATGTAGTAATCGTTCTATGCCTTGGTAGAATATGTAAGCTGTTACAGCAAAGAGGAATATGCTGTTGG carries:
- a CDS encoding cation diffusion facilitator family transporter, with product MPNHSHDPNTDKISNIHEYKNVTKTRLLLSMTITAAVMVIEVFGSILTGSLALASDAGHMFTHLFALAISFTAIIIACKQPCHHRTYGYYRAEILAALANSIFLFAVTAYIFYQGIERLLHPQPVLGFEMFLVALAGLAANGISILLLHNSTKNDLNIKGAFLHMFADMASSIAIIIGAVIVSVTGWYIIDPLLGIGISMLIFVWAFGLMRDSVNVLMETAPKGMNINVVTAEIKANFPQVVAITDMHLWEITSGMYSLTAQIEANITSTADVTVLIEKINRLLIDKFGIKHTTLQVEPKS
- a CDS encoding CBS domain-containing protein; translated protein: MATPQEEIKRQLPSVIDIAYEQYKRNLPRYRIARELMSPNVITTTPDVLLEDAAKIMGDAHIGSLIVTKYKTPIGIVTERDLLSKILALGLFLRDEKVEEVMSYPLVTVSGDAKIKDVARQMINKKSRLAVYDAGTLIGVITTSDLIKSLPDVPETEVKVDDFMTKNILTADEDTTVLAVAKIMGYKRVGSVVITRQGEPFGLFTERDLLTNFLAKGKTLFTEVGFECSQPLIVIPSGTSVHRTAATMALRHIRRLPVMKDGKLIGIITARDLVEAYAK